The Methanosphaera stadtmanae DSM 3091 genome includes a window with the following:
- a CDS encoding GNAT family N-acetyltransferase, which translates to MTNFRNLNDYDDVGEIATWIYNTDEFTFNLLFYNDKVRAITAIERLIMSDYINPYHRNFITILYDENPRDIEGIAVSFKGSDLSIRNTYKALYDTSCTSLPLIIQNSIVGMLFASHIKSNEYYIGNLYTNPEHRKKGVGSKLVKRCIKNAYILKCDAILLDVEFKKPGLLNFYGKLGFMRAENHYHKILGTTYGCYGMKYELK; encoded by the coding sequence ATGACTAATTTTAGAAATTTAAATGATTATGATGATGTTGGTGAGATTGCAACATGGATATATAATACTGATGAATTTACATTTAATCTACTCTTTTATAATGATAAAGTACGTGCAATCACTGCTATTGAGAGATTAATAATGAGTGATTATATAAATCCTTATCATAGAAATTTTATCACAATATTGTATGATGAGAATCCAAGGGATATTGAAGGAATTGCTGTATCATTTAAGGGTTCTGATTTATCTATTAGAAATACATATAAAGCTTTATATGATACTTCATGTACTAGTTTACCTTTAATTATACAAAATTCAATAGTAGGTATGTTATTTGCATCACATATTAAAAGTAATGAATACTATATTGGAAACTTATATACTAATCCAGAACATAGAAAAAAAGGTGTTGGAAGTAAATTAGTTAAAAGATGTATAAAAAATGCGTATATATTAAAATGTGATGCAATATTATTGGATGTTGAATTTAAAAAACCAGGATTACTAAATTTTTATGGTAAACTTGGTTTTATGCGTGCTGAAAATCATTATCATAAAATATTAGGAACAACATATGGTTGTTATGGTATGAAATATGAATTAAAATAG
- a CDS encoding potassium channel family protein, translating to MEEIIIVGGGRVGIRLIDLLNKREDYHITLIDDNKKALSLIKEKYETVDIVRGNATNKTVLENAGIENADIIVAATSIDEVNLLIGILSQGYHLKKIIARTANPSHIKMFKKLGLNEVVSPELTTCMDIQKLIINSLSVKMLTTGSDDMELVEITVKSSKVVGKEIGQISPSKDFIIVLCNKNNEDIIAQNNIVLSKDDKITVLVKSNKIKKVKKYFTKSGLLSSI from the coding sequence ATGGAAGAAATAATCATAGTTGGTGGAGGAAGAGTTGGTATTCGCTTAATTGATCTTTTAAATAAACGTGAAGATTATCATATAACTCTTATTGATGATAATAAAAAAGCATTATCCTTAATTAAAGAAAAATATGAAACAGTGGATATTGTTCGGGGTAATGCTACAAATAAAACTGTGCTTGAAAATGCAGGTATTGAAAATGCTGATATCATTGTGGCTGCAACTAGTATTGATGAAGTAAATCTACTTATTGGTATTTTATCTCAAGGATATCATCTGAAAAAAATAATTGCTAGAACTGCCAATCCATCACATATAAAGATGTTTAAAAAATTAGGACTAAATGAAGTAGTAAGTCCTGAACTTACAACTTGTATGGATATTCAAAAGTTAATTATCAATTCTCTTTCTGTTAAAATGTTAACAACAGGTTCTGATGATATGGAACTAGTAGAAATCACAGTCAAGTCCAGCAAAGTTGTTGGTAAAGAAATAGGTCAAATTAGTCCATCAAAAGATTTCATCATAGTCTTATGTAACAAAAACAATGAAGATATTATAGCCCAAAATAATATTGTTTTATCAAAAGATGATAAGATAACAGTTCTTGTTAAATCAAATAAAATTAAAAAAGTTAAAAAATATTTCACAAAAAGTGGTCTTCTTAGCTCAATATAA
- a CDS encoding sugar phosphate nucleotidyltransferase has translation MKDTVGMILCGGFGKRLRPVTETVPKPLVELKEDYTILDKQIFDFKSAGVNKVILLTGFLGEKIEERYGNEYMGVTIEYVKEEKPLGTLNAIRLGMEHMDDNTQCVIRNGDVVADLSIKKMIEDGEKSPFDFTIFVTQMTSPYGIVELSGDKIVLFKEKPLLDYYINGGIYFSKGKLDFGSYKTGDIEKTIFPELAKDKKLGYYKENGLFWMAVDTSKELQQVQNEYKNREDKPWGYEKVLIYTDKYLTKELFIKEGYQTSFHYHPNKDETMYIVSGKGYIEFEDKKEYFGAKDTVRIEPQTPHTIVAIENTVLHEVSTPDLDDTIRIKDFYDSQTPSGKR, from the coding sequence ATGAAAGACACAGTGGGAATGATACTATGTGGTGGTTTTGGAAAAAGATTAAGACCTGTAACTGAAACAGTACCTAAACCATTAGTAGAACTAAAAGAAGATTACACAATACTTGATAAACAAATATTTGACTTTAAAAGTGCAGGAGTTAATAAAGTAATATTATTGACTGGATTCCTTGGAGAAAAAATAGAAGAACGTTATGGTAATGAATATATGGGCGTTACAATTGAATATGTTAAAGAAGAAAAACCTCTTGGAACACTAAATGCCATACGTTTAGGAATGGAACACATGGATGATAACACACAATGTGTAATAAGAAACGGAGATGTTGTTGCAGATTTAAGTATTAAAAAAATGATAGAAGATGGTGAAAAATCACCATTTGATTTCACAATATTTGTAACACAAATGACATCACCTTATGGTATAGTTGAATTAAGTGGAGATAAAATAGTATTATTCAAGGAAAAACCATTACTTGATTACTATATAAATGGTGGAATATACTTTTCAAAAGGTAAGTTAGACTTCGGATCATATAAAACAGGAGATATTGAAAAAACAATATTCCCTGAATTAGCAAAAGATAAGAAACTTGGATATTATAAGGAAAATGGTTTATTTTGGATGGCAGTAGACACGTCAAAAGAATTACAGCAAGTACAAAATGAATATAAAAACAGAGAAGATAAGCCATGGGGATATGAGAAAGTACTTATATATACTGATAAATATCTTACAAAAGAATTATTTATTAAAGAAGGTTATCAGACAAGCTTCCACTATCATCCAAATAAAGATGAAACAATGTACATTGTAAGTGGAAAAGGTTACATAGAATTTGAAGACAAAAAAGAATATTTTGGAGCAAAGGATACTGTAAGAATAGAACCACAAACACCACATACTATTGTTGCTATAGAAAACACAGTATTACATGAAGTATCTACACCAGACTTAGATGATACAATTAGAATAAAAGATTTCTATGATTCACAAACACCTAGTGGTAAAAGATAG
- a CDS encoding AIR synthase-related protein has product MDIEEFVKKNMRQQKDENEIIEKLTTIIEYYKNINSKQAKLLSKTVYDEVKTTENLDKTELKKLLDYPKTNIHMGEFGVGSRGQGDFYVHNQIAQIIKNTDTSSIVNPTAQDDGGVVKVEDTYYITTAIDGIHSRLSDYPFLAGFHTARATLRDVCVMGANPVALISDIHLADDGDVGKILDYTAGICAVSELTQVPLVSGSTLRIGGDMVLGDRLVGAVGAVGSSNTLPKARSNAKEGDLILMTEGCGGGTITTTSIYNNYPEVIKETLNVQFIKASQLLNNYPSEDKIHAMTDITNGGIIGDSNEINKTTGLGIHLYSENIKNLINSKVYNMLDDLDIDVLGVSVDSLMIIVSEEESDTIIRLLNENKIKTDVIGKITNTGKTYLEDESGNIKQLVPKFREAAYTPIKKVIDSINEVDFEENKKTINHATVESIKKKDEIVSWIKSRYE; this is encoded by the coding sequence ATGGATATTGAAGAATTTGTAAAGAAAAATATGAGACAACAAAAAGATGAAAATGAAATAATTGAAAAACTCACAACAATAATCGAATACTACAAGAATATTAACTCCAAACAAGCAAAATTATTAAGTAAAACTGTGTATGATGAAGTAAAAACAACAGAAAACTTAGATAAAACTGAATTAAAAAAATTATTAGATTATCCAAAAACAAATATCCATATGGGCGAATTTGGTGTAGGATCACGTGGACAAGGAGATTTCTATGTACACAATCAAATTGCCCAGATTATTAAAAATACTGACACTTCCTCCATAGTAAATCCTACAGCCCAAGATGATGGAGGAGTAGTAAAGGTAGAGGATACCTATTATATAACCACTGCAATAGATGGAATTCATTCAAGATTAAGTGATTATCCATTTCTTGCAGGATTTCATACAGCAAGAGCCACACTACGTGATGTATGTGTTATGGGCGCAAATCCTGTAGCATTAATAAGTGATATTCATCTTGCAGATGATGGAGATGTTGGAAAAATATTAGATTATACTGCAGGAATCTGTGCAGTATCAGAATTAACACAAGTCCCACTAGTTTCTGGAAGTACCCTCCGTATTGGAGGCGATATGGTTTTAGGTGATAGATTAGTTGGTGCTGTTGGTGCTGTTGGATCATCCAACACCTTACCCAAAGCACGTAGTAATGCAAAAGAAGGTGATTTGATTCTTATGACAGAAGGTTGTGGTGGTGGAACAATCACAACAACTTCAATATATAATAATTATCCTGAAGTCATAAAAGAAACACTTAATGTTCAGTTTATAAAAGCATCACAACTACTAAATAACTATCCATCAGAAGATAAAATTCATGCGATGACCGATATTACAAATGGTGGAATAATTGGTGATTCTAATGAAATTAATAAAACAACAGGACTTGGAATACATTTATATAGTGAAAATATTAAAAATCTTATAAATTCAAAGGTTTATAATATGTTAGATGATTTAGATATAGATGTTCTTGGGGTTTCAGTTGATTCATTAATGATAATTGTTTCAGAAGAAGAATCAGATACTATTATTCGTTTATTAAATGAAAATAAGATTAAAACAGATGTTATTGGAAAAATAACAAATACTGGTAAAACCTATCTTGAGGATGAATCTGGTAATATTAAACAATTAGTTCCAAAATTTAGAGAAGCTGCATATACCCCTATAAAGAAAGTTATTGATTCAATAAATGAAGTGGACTTTGAAGAAAATAAAAAAACAATCAATCATGCTACAGTAGAATCTATTAAGAAAAAAGATGAGATTGTATCATGGATAAAAAGTAGATATGAATGA
- the fhcD gene encoding formylmethanofuran--tetrahydromethanopterin N-formyltransferase, translated as MKLPIIEDTYAEAFNTKAAHLLITAATKNLAFTAATEATGFATSFIGCPAEAGIDKYISPDKTPDNRPGYSIIICQNKIKQVEQQLLERIGQCVLTTATTSVFNLLPDCDNNTNLGFKLAFFADGYQEKVEKYGKTLYKIPIMSGDFLIEEDFGITNAVAGGNLFIMAKTQQSALVAAEAAVNAIKEISGVICPFPGGIVASGSKVGSKKYKFMNATTNEGYCPTLKDRISDSKLPEDAEGVYEIVFDGLTEESISKATQVAIKAIKTIPGVIKISAGNYGGNLGKYKINLIE; from the coding sequence ATGAAATTACCAATAATAGAAGATACATATGCAGAAGCATTTAATACAAAAGCAGCTCATTTGTTAATTACTGCTGCAACAAAGAATCTAGCATTCACTGCTGCAACAGAAGCAACAGGATTTGCAACATCATTTATAGGATGTCCAGCAGAGGCTGGAATTGATAAGTACATATCACCTGATAAAACACCAGATAATAGGCCAGGTTATTCCATTATAATTTGTCAAAATAAGATAAAACAGGTTGAACAACAACTATTAGAACGTATTGGACAGTGTGTATTAACTACTGCAACAACCTCTGTATTTAATTTATTACCTGATTGTGATAATAATACAAATCTTGGATTTAAATTAGCATTTTTTGCTGATGGATATCAGGAAAAAGTAGAGAAATATGGAAAAACATTGTATAAAATTCCAATAATGTCTGGAGATTTTCTAATAGAAGAAGATTTTGGAATAACAAATGCAGTGGCTGGTGGTAATTTATTTATCATGGCAAAAACACAACAAAGTGCGTTAGTAGCTGCAGAAGCAGCAGTTAATGCAATAAAAGAAATTTCTGGAGTTATATGTCCATTTCCTGGAGGAATAGTTGCATCTGGTTCTAAGGTTGGATCTAAAAAGTATAAATTTATGAATGCAACTACAAATGAAGGGTATTGTCCAACATTAAAGGATAGAATATCTGATTCTAAATTACCAGAAGATGCAGAAGGTGTTTATGAAATAGTATTTGATGGATTAACCGAAGAATCCATATCTAAAGCTACACAAGTAGCAATTAAAGCCATAAAAACAATACCGGGGGTAATTAAAATATCTGCCGGTAATTATGGTGGAAATCTTGGAAAATATAAGATAAATCTCATAGAATAA
- a CDS encoding UPF0104 family protein produces the protein MNYKKVFGLLLIGLVVLAAMIIFIGPGEIISALKQANMNYVLLAIILQVITMILWNLRWSVILGGLNIAHKKITLFAMLLVGLAVNNLTPSGRGGGEPVRAYLLSKNTNSSFKTTFATVMGDKLFDIFPFTILAIIAMIYLIFTVHLSIVMLATLIFAIILFVALLIFIVYICINETFGVRVIRWVFRQLNKVIKRNIEPYEIKILNSLKGFQTSLLYLLKNKQIFVSAIFISFIAWFLEIMRMYIVFMAFGVQVSIGMVAAVFLLSTLVGMIPTLPGGLGAIDGVMILVYSLSGIPPFISTAVTLVERLISFWMVSVLGLLTLPYFGTGVLDEVDIN, from the coding sequence ATGAATTATAAAAAAGTATTTGGTTTACTGTTAATTGGATTAGTTGTACTGGCAGCAATGATTATATTCATAGGTCCTGGGGAGATTATCAGTGCTCTTAAACAGGCAAATATGAATTATGTACTTCTAGCGATTATTTTACAAGTAATTACAATGATTTTATGGAATCTAAGATGGAGTGTTATCTTAGGTGGATTAAATATAGCTCATAAAAAAATAACATTATTTGCAATGTTACTTGTAGGTTTAGCAGTAAATAACTTGACACCAAGTGGTCGTGGAGGTGGAGAACCGGTTAGAGCATATTTATTAAGTAAAAATACAAATTCTTCGTTTAAAACAACATTTGCAACAGTAATGGGTGATAAATTATTTGATATATTCCCTTTTACTATACTTGCTATTATTGCAATGATTTACCTAATATTTACAGTACATTTAAGTATAGTTATGCTTGCTACATTGATTTTTGCAATTATATTATTTGTTGCATTACTCATATTCATAGTATATATTTGTATTAATGAAACCTTTGGTGTTAGAGTTATTCGTTGGGTATTTAGACAGTTAAATAAAGTTATAAAACGTAATATTGAACCTTATGAAATAAAGATATTAAATTCACTTAAAGGATTTCAAACAAGTCTTTTATATCTATTGAAGAATAAGCAGATATTTGTATCTGCAATTTTTATATCTTTCATTGCATGGTTTTTAGAAATTATGAGAATGTATATTGTATTTATGGCATTTGGAGTTCAAGTATCAATAGGTATGGTAGCAGCAGTATTTTTATTATCTACACTTGTGGGTATGATTCCTACATTACCTGGGGGATTAGGTGCTATTGATGGAGTAATGATTCTAGTATATTCTTTATCAGGAATACCACCATTTATTAGTACAGCAGTAACTCTTGTTGAAAGACTAATATCATTCTGGATGGTTTCAGTGTTAGGTTTATTAACCCTTCCATATTTTGGTACGGGAGTGTTAGATGAAGTAGATATTAATTAG
- the hisH gene encoding imidazole glycerol phosphate synthase subunit HisH codes for MDYGSGNIRSIYNALKRLNVEVKVSSDINEIKTSDALILPGVGAFGAVMKNLVKYKDVVYNHIDDDKPLLGICLGLHMLFSSSQESPDIKGLDIFNGSAKKFNLPPEYKIPHMGWNTIEVNDTTSNNTTLLSEADNNYMYFVHSYYIDPEDKNIITAYTDYGGKIPVAIGKNNIHALQFHPEKSGKAGLNILRKFINTID; via the coding sequence ATTGATTATGGCAGTGGAAATATAAGGAGCATATATAATGCTTTAAAACGTTTAAATGTTGAAGTAAAAGTATCTTCTGATATAAATGAAATTAAAACTTCTGATGCATTAATATTACCAGGAGTAGGTGCATTTGGTGCAGTTATGAAGAATCTTGTTAAGTATAAGGACGTTGTATATAATCATATAGATGATGATAAACCTTTACTAGGAATCTGTTTAGGATTACATATGCTTTTTTCTAGTAGTCAGGAGAGTCCTGATATTAAGGGGTTGGATATATTTAATGGTAGTGCAAAGAAATTTAACTTACCTCCAGAATATAAAATACCTCATATGGGATGGAATACTATAGAAGTAAATGATACTACTTCAAATAACACTACTCTTCTATCTGAAGCTGACAATAACTATATGTACTTTGTTCATTCATATTATATTGACCCTGAGGATAAAAATATAATAACTGCATATACTGATTATGGTGGAAAAATTCCAGTTGCTATTGGAAAGAATAATATTCATGCACTACAATTCCATCCAGAAAAAAGTGGAAAAGCAGGATTAAATATTCTACGTAAATTTATAAACACCATAGATTAA
- the frhD gene encoding coenzyme F420-reducing hydrogenase, FrhD protein, with translation MTYDAEVLVVGCGNVLFKDDGFGPATIDEIEKHLKERPLPDNVMTIDAGTSAPHYLFSLPNPMWKKIIILDIANFGGKPGDIKILSKDEMPVGKYQDPHSISVVDPLDELDDVEIVVIACQPEKVSSPFVEYGLCDSVKEGMSKAIDLVYEEVNI, from the coding sequence TTGACATACGATGCAGAAGTACTAGTAGTAGGATGTGGAAATGTTCTATTTAAAGATGATGGATTTGGACCAGCTACAATAGATGAAATTGAGAAACATCTCAAAGAAAGACCATTACCTGATAATGTAATGACAATTGATGCAGGTACAAGTGCACCCCACTATCTTTTTTCATTACCAAATCCAATGTGGAAGAAAATAATCATACTTGATATTGCAAACTTTGGTGGAAAACCAGGAGATATTAAAATCTTATCAAAAGATGAAATGCCTGTAGGAAAATATCAGGATCCCCATTCAATATCTGTTGTAGATCCATTAGATGAATTAGATGATGTTGAAATAGTTGTTATTGCATGTCAACCTGAAAAAGTATCATCACCATTTGTAGAATATGGATTATGTGATAGTGTAAAAGAAGGTATGTCCAAAGCTATAGATTTGGTATATGAAGAAGTTAATATATAA
- a CDS encoding MBL fold metallo-hydrolase — translation MEKVDDITIILGKERDSNTYVIGDMLIDPGTGLNNKYLIDSIEESGISMNDITKIVNTHCHFDHMGADKYLQDKYGYDIYMHPLDLETVKNKDENATVASSFGMKVPDLDIKPLNEHDMVNGYEVLHTPGHTRGGICLCNGKSLISGDTLFSGGNFGRTDLPTGSMDDMRKSILHLADLDVVQLFPGHGPYAISAVTEQISLAVMLASRL, via the coding sequence ATGGAAAAAGTAGATGATATTACAATAATTTTAGGAAAAGAAAGAGATTCAAATACATATGTTATTGGGGATATGCTAATTGATCCTGGAACAGGACTAAATAACAAATATTTAATAGATTCAATAGAAGAATCTGGAATATCAATGAATGATATTACAAAAATTGTAAATACACACTGTCACTTTGATCATATGGGTGCAGATAAATATTTACAAGATAAATATGGTTATGATATATATATGCATCCATTAGATTTGGAAACTGTTAAAAATAAGGATGAAAATGCAACAGTAGCATCATCATTTGGAATGAAAGTTCCTGATTTAGATATTAAACCATTAAATGAGCATGACATGGTTAATGGATATGAAGTATTACACACACCAGGTCATACACGTGGTGGTATTTGTTTATGTAATGGAAAAAGTTTAATAAGTGGAGATACACTCTTTTCTGGAGGTAACTTTGGAAGAACAGATCTTCCAACAGGAAGTATGGATGATATGAGAAAATCCATTTTACATCTTGCAGATTTAGATGTTGTTCAATTATTCCCTGGTCATGGACCATATGCAATATCAGCTGTAACTGAACAAATATCATTAGCTGTCATGTTAGCTTCACGTTTATAA
- a CDS encoding CDP-alcohol phosphatidyltransferase family protein, with translation MYDLFNNANKLSFLRIILSILFSIGLCDLYINNNKISIILLILFIIISLTDIFDGKIARKNNLTSSFGSKLDVIADITFVLLSYIVLVYVNKIPSWFLILTIIVFSEFILTSSILANNKDKSLIFDKIGKYFGVICMAIPGMVLFSNIINCNYIVNIIIIITSIMGIISFISRLVKCYKIKKLD, from the coding sequence ATGTATGATCTATTTAACAATGCAAATAAATTATCTTTTCTAAGAATAATATTATCTATATTATTTAGTATAGGACTTTGTGATTTGTATATAAACAATAATAAAATCAGCATAATACTATTAATTCTATTTATAATAATATCATTAACAGACATATTTGATGGAAAAATAGCTAGAAAAAACAATCTCACATCATCTTTTGGATCAAAATTAGATGTTATTGCAGATATTACATTTGTATTATTATCATACATAGTGCTTGTTTATGTAAATAAAATACCATCATGGTTTTTAATATTAACAATAATAGTCTTTAGTGAATTTATATTAACATCATCAATACTTGCAAATAACAAAGATAAATCATTAATATTTGATAAAATAGGAAAATATTTTGGAGTAATATGTATGGCAATACCAGGTATGGTCCTATTTTCTAATATAATTAACTGTAACTATATTGTAAATATAATCATAATTATAACTAGTATAATGGGCATAATATCCTTCATATCAAGATTAGTGAAGTGTTATAAAATAAAGAAATTAGATTAA
- a CDS encoding DNA-directed DNA polymerase — METKTIVLNDIDYITRDEKPVIRLFGRDSKTNENVIAYDTTFKPYLYILPNNLDECLVELRQLGIDDLELEDKIDIGVKREYIKATLIHPQEVPKLRDIIRELPTVREIREYDIPFYRRYLIDKQITPTNVIEIHGKTQDMDFDVDDDVIIFKLEENPIDTKEIVNQNKILSFDIEVYNAEGMPSAKKDAIIMMSLCGNNGFKKVLSTKKSSKDFVETLPTEEDMLKRFVEIIKEENPDMLVGYNSDNFDLPYIKERADTLNIKLPLGIDKSSIKFIKRGFNNAGLIRGRVHVDLYLLVRQYMNLDRYTLERVYKELFDIEKIDVPGDKIFEYWDSDNELLEKLFDYSMDDAITTTEIADKLTPLTVAQTRLVGQPLFDIARMTTGQMVEWYLIWKAFEKNNIIPNKPTTNEYTQRRSSKKVAGGYVKEPEKGLFEHIAYLDFKSLYPSVIIAQNISPDTITTDDTLDESEYHLCPESDYKFLKEPKGFIPSIIGYILDERQRIKKLMYEETVPEQKKAYDFEQQGLKRLANSMFGAYGYARFRWYKKECAAAITAWGREYIQDAMKKSEEYGFKPIYADTDGFYATYIGNLDD; from the coding sequence ATGGAAACTAAAACTATAGTTCTAAATGATATTGATTATATAACAAGAGATGAAAAACCAGTAATACGATTATTTGGTAGAGACTCTAAGACAAATGAAAATGTTATTGCATATGACACAACATTTAAACCATATTTATATATTTTACCAAATAATTTAGATGAATGTCTAGTTGAACTACGCCAATTAGGTATAGATGATTTAGAATTAGAAGATAAAATAGATATTGGAGTTAAACGTGAATATATTAAGGCAACATTAATTCATCCACAAGAAGTTCCAAAATTACGTGATATTATACGTGAACTACCTACTGTTAGAGAAATAAGAGAATATGATATACCATTTTATAGAAGATATTTAATTGATAAACAAATAACACCAACAAATGTTATAGAAATTCATGGAAAAACCCAAGATATGGATTTTGATGTTGATGATGATGTTATTATATTTAAATTAGAAGAAAACCCAATTGATACTAAAGAGATTGTAAATCAGAATAAAATATTAAGTTTTGATATAGAAGTTTATAATGCTGAAGGTATGCCCTCTGCTAAAAAAGATGCCATTATTATGATGAGTTTATGTGGTAATAATGGTTTTAAAAAGGTTTTATCTACAAAAAAATCAAGTAAAGATTTTGTTGAAACATTACCTACTGAAGAGGATATGTTAAAACGATTTGTTGAAATTATTAAAGAAGAAAATCCTGATATGCTTGTAGGATATAACTCTGATAACTTTGATTTACCATATATTAAAGAAAGAGCAGATACACTTAATATTAAATTGCCTCTTGGAATTGATAAATCAAGTATTAAATTCATAAAAAGAGGATTTAATAATGCAGGCCTTATAAGAGGCCGTGTACATGTAGACTTATACCTTCTTGTAAGGCAATACATGAATTTAGATCGTTACACATTAGAACGTGTATATAAAGAATTATTTGATATTGAAAAGATAGATGTACCTGGAGATAAGATATTTGAATACTGGGATTCTGACAATGAATTATTAGAGAAATTATTTGATTATTCAATGGATGATGCTATTACAACAACAGAAATTGCAGATAAATTAACTCCCCTTACTGTTGCACAAACAAGATTAGTTGGTCAACCATTATTTGACATTGCACGTATGACTACCGGACAAATGGTTGAATGGTATCTTATATGGAAGGCATTTGAAAAAAACAACATAATACCAAATAAACCAACTACTAATGAATATACTCAAAGAAGAAGTTCTAAAAAGGTAGCAGGAGGCTATGTTAAAGAACCTGAAAAAGGATTATTTGAACATATTGCATATCTAGATTTTAAAAGCCTATATCCTTCAGTAATTATTGCTCAAAATATCTCTCCAGATACTATAACTACTGATGATACGCTAGATGAATCAGAATATCATCTATGTCCAGAATCAGATTATAAATTTTTAAAAGAACCAAAAGGTTTTATTCCTTCAATTATTGGTTATATTCTTGATGAAAGACAAAGAATTAAAAAATTAATGTATGAAGAAACTGTACCTGAACAGAAAAAGGCATATGACTTCGAACAACAAGGACTTAAACGTTTAGCAAATTCAATGTTCGGAGCTTATGGATATGCGCGATTTAGATGGTATAAAAAAGAATGTGCTGCTGCCATAACTGCTTGGGGAAGGGAATATATTCAAGATGCAATGAAAAAATCAGAAGAATATGGTTTTAAACCAATATATGCAGATACTGATGGATTTTATGCTACATATATTGGTAATTTAGATGATTGA